From the Primulina tabacum isolate GXHZ01 chromosome 15, ASM2559414v2, whole genome shotgun sequence genome, one window contains:
- the LOC142525801 gene encoding uncharacterized protein LOC142525801 yields MARTESRLDNMETHIGNMGATMKSLETQIGQLANALKDQNRGQFPSNTEVNPREQCKAVTLRSGKEVGIPKPAEESVEITVEEDEGKSASVGEEKVEEPEKKIHINIPFADALEQMPNYAKFIKDVMSKKRKLQEFETVKLTEECSAILQRKLPQKLKDPGSFTIPCVIGGSRVNRALCDLGASINLMPFSIYRTLELGEVKPSTITLQLADRSLTYHEG; encoded by the exons ATGGCGAGAACTGAGTCTCGTCTTGATAACATGGAGACACACATTGGCAATATGGGTGCCACGATGAAATCCTTGGAAACACAGATTGGGCAACTAGCCAATGCTTTAAAAGACCAGAATCGAGGACAGTTTCCCAGCAATACCGAGGTGAATCCTAGGGAACAGTGCAAAGCTGTCACACTGAGGAGTGGCAAGGAAGTCGGAATCCCAAAGCCTGCTGAAGAAAGTGTAGAGATTACAGTTGAGGAAGATGAGGGAAAGAGTGCAAGTGTTGGAGAAGAGAAAGTAGAGGAACCTGAGAAA aaaatacacATTAACATCCCATTTGCCGATGCATTGGAGCAAATGCCCAACTATGCTAAGTTCATTAAGGATGTGATGTCCAAGAAGAGgaaacttcaagaatttgagacCGTAAAGCTGACCGAAGAGTGCAGTGCCATACTCCAGAGGAAACTACCACAGAAActcaaagatccagggagttttactattccttgtgtTATTGGTGGCTCTAGAGTAAATAGAGCTTTATGTGATTTGGGTGCTAGTATAAATTTAATGCCTTTTTCTATTTACAGGACTTTGGAGCTTGGCGAGGTGAAACCTAGCACTATTACTTTGCAGCTGGCAGACAGATCACTTACCTATCACGAGGGATAG
- the LOC142527895 gene encoding kinesin-like protein KIN-7M, chloroplastic: protein MELQGRRQREATLDAALAEKELKEDEYRRTIEEAKKREVALENDLANMWVLVAQLKKEGSITQVSKMNDMQNEDINQVKDLKVDDVDCEVRVLKERQAQDNLTPASDIPKEEPLVVRLKARMQEMKDKEHRYTGNGDANSHV, encoded by the exons ATGGAGTTGCAAGGGAGGAGACAGCGGGAAGCCACTCTTGATGCTGCCTTAGCTGAGAAGGAATTAAAGGAAGATGAATACCGAAGAACAATTGAAGAGGCAAAGAAGAGGGAGGTGGCTCTAGAAAATGATTTGGCAAACATGTGGGTGCTGGTTGCGCAGCTAAAGAAAGAGGGGAGTATCACTCAAGTGTCAAAGATGAATGACATGCAGAATGAGGATATAAACCAAGTAAAAGATCTAAAAGTTGATGATGTTGACTGTGAGGTTCGAGTTCTCAAGGAACGGCAAGCTCAAGATAATTTAACACCTGCTTCTGACATTCCCAAAGAAGAACCTCTTGTTGTCCGGCTGAAA GCTCGAATGCAGGAGATGAAGGACAAAGAACATAGGTACACTGGGAATGGAGATGCAAATTCTCATGTGTAA
- the LOC142526590 gene encoding protein IQ-DOMAIN 2-like, with amino-acid sequence MGKTKGWFLSVKKALSSDTEEKKAKSGNKSKRRWFGKEKPLASSSPIPETIEASYPHPLPQLEDVKPRETENEPSNNAYTVSVNSSADVEDVAAEEFVQPQIVTRFSGKSEEEVAAIKVQTAFRGYLARRALRALRGLVRLKSLVDGPIVKRQTANTLKCIQSLSRVQSQIQARRLRMLEENRALQRQLLQKRATELESLRMGEEWDYSLQSKEQIEASLLQKYEATMRRERALAYSYTHQQTWKKSAKSSSLLFMDPTNPHWGWSWLERWMADRPLETQSSLDKDLNTDNISIKSVNPGTAPGGEITKSFARHQLNPENPSSPSNKKPPSSRQSPATPPSKAIKSSITARKVKSASPKVSTITQDDDSKSNISAQSERNRRHSIAGSTIRDDESLASSMSVPSYMASTKSAKVKSKLPSPLGIDNGSTPEKGSTGTVKKRLSYPPSPARQGRQSGPWKIDTSSIGDNNVDEVIN; translated from the exons ATGGGCAAGACAAAAGGTTGGTTTCTGTCGGTGAAAAAGGCCCTAAGCTCAGATACTGAGGAAAAGAAAGCTAAG AGTGGAAATAAGTCAAAGCGAAGATGGTTCGGGAAAGAAAAGCCACTGGCATCGAGTTCTCCGATCCCCGAGACCATTGAAGCATCTTATCCTCACCCTCTTCCCCAATTGGAAGATGTGAAGCCAAGAGAGACGGAGAATGAGCCGTCAAACAATGCTTATACTGTCTCTGTCAATTCATCAGCTGATGTTGAAGATGTAGCAGCTGAAGAGTTTGTCCAGCCCCAAATAGTGACACGGTTTTCAGGAAAATCCGAGGAGGAAGTGGCAGCAATCAAAGTTCAGACCGCATTCCGTGGTTATCTG gCGAGGAGGGCATTGAGAGCTCTAAGAGGGCTTGTGAGACTGAAATCACTTGTTGATGGACCGATTGTGAAACGCCAAACTGCAAACACACTAAAATGCATACAAAGTTTATCTCGTGTGCAGTCTCAGATTCAAGCAAGAAGACTCAGAATGTTAGAGGAGAATCGAGCACTTCAGAGACAGCTCTTACAGAAACGTGCTACAGAACTGGAGAGCTTGAGA ATGGGAGAGGAATGGGATTACAGTTTGCAGTCTAAAGAGCAAATCGAGGCGAGCTTGCTTCAGAAGTACGAAGCAACAATGAGGCGAGAAAGAGCACTAGCTTATTCATACACTCATCAG CAAACGTGGAAGAAATCGGCAAAGTCTTCCAGCTTGCTTTTCATGGACCCGACTAATCCTCACTGGGGTTGGAGCTGGTTAGAACGATGGATGGCTGATCGGCCATTGGAGACACAAAGCTCTCTGGATAAAGATCTTAATACGGATAATATATCCATCAAAAGTGTTAATCCTGGAACTGCTCCAGGAGGAGAAATTACTAAATCTTTTGCCCGTCATCAGCTAAATCCTGAAAATCCATCTTCTCCATCCAACAAAAAACCGCCTTCTAGCCGCCAGTCCCCTGCCACACCCCCTTCAAAGGCCATTAAGTCTTCAATAACTGCAAGAAAGGTGAAATCTGCAAGCCCGAAAGTCAGTACAATTACTCAAGACGATGATTCAAAAAGTAATATAAGTGCACAATCAGAGCGAAACAGGAGGCATAGTATTGCTGGTTCAACGATTAGGGACGATGAGAGCTTGGCAAGTTCTATGTCTGTTCCGAGTTACATGGCATCCACTAAGTCAGCAAAAGTTAAGTCGAAGCTCCCAAGTCCATTAGGAATCGACAATGGCAGCACACCTGAAAAGGGTTCAACCGGAACTGTCAAGAAGCGGCTTTCCTATCCACCTTCGCCTGCCAGACAGGGGAGGCAGTCAGGGCCCTGGAAAATCGACACTAGCTCAATCGGTGACAATAATGTGGATGAAGTTATCAATTAA
- the LOC142526480 gene encoding B-box zinc finger protein 21-like yields the protein MKILCDICRKEEASAFCPVDEAALCQNCDIRVHRANKLAEKHPRFSLLHPQSQDSPLCDICQEKRALFFCREDRALLCKECDSSIHKANEHTKKHNRFLLTGVKLSAAAASFNVAASSSESGSETKMKNFIACKTNFQPNLITNCSESSSNPWGDKNESSKAASQVSTSSRTDYLMATLPSWHVEDLMDTSSHYGFCKVCSMFLDFLFLDLPILSSLLIKRLNHHYLEKQRNSNGS from the exons ATGAAGATTCTATGTGATATTTGCCGGAAAGAAGAAGCCTCTGCTTTTTGCCCTGTGGATGAGGCTGCCCTGTGTCAAAACTGCGATATTCGAGTTCACAGAGCCAATAAACTAGCCGAAAAACACCCTAGGTTCTCTCTTCTCCATCCTCAATCTCAAGACTCACCATTATGTGACATATGCCAG GAAAAGAGAGCACTATTCTTCTGTCGAGAAGACAGAGCATTACTTTGCAAAGAGTGTGATAGTTCAATACACAAAGCCAATGAACATACAAAAAAGCACAATAGATTTCTACTTACCGGGGTTAAGCTCTCTGCAGCTGCTGCTTCATTTAATGTGGCAGCCTCATCCAGCGAATCAGGATCAGAAACAAAGATGAAGAATTTCATAGCATGTAAAACTAATTTCCAGCCAAATTTGATAACCAATTGCTCAGAATCATCATCAAATCCTTGGGGAGATAAGAATGAGTCAAGCAAAGCCGCGAGCCAAGTTTCAACCAGTAGCAGGACAGATTATTTAATGGCGACTTTACCCAGTTGGCATGTTGAAGATTTGATGGATACTTCTTCTCATTATGGTTTCTGCAAGGTTTGTAGCATGTTTCTCGATTTTTTGTTTTTAGATTTACCAATCCTCAGTTCCTTACTAATTAAGAGACTTAACCATCATTACTTGGAGAAGCAAAGGAATTCAAATGGCTCGTGA